Proteins encoded together in one Plasmodium brasilianum strain Bolivian I chromosome 6, whole genome shotgun sequence window:
- a CDS encoding histone deacetylase produces the protein MVLSPIGKKVHLQKKKKNFKFDSRLLDVQGEINEKIEKCFKEKKYENIFCNQKKFSACSKNPPYVFHPIYSDVELKQNHRFKIKKYEPVFTQLSGLCIYDRNYIIPSSNIYQIIEFNGTILSALLALKYCMCMHICGGNHHSKKNGGDGFCLFNDIAVGIEFLLSEKIIDKVIILDVDVYQGDGTAEIFENWTNVKIIILA, from the exons ATGGTTCTCAGTCCTATTG GAAAAAAAGTACaccttcaaaaaaaaaaaaaaaatttcaaatttGATAGCCGTTTGTTGGATGTACAAGGTGAAATCAATGAAAAGAttgaaaaatgttttaaagaaaaaaaatatgaaaatatattttgtaatcaAAAAAAGTTTTCAGCTTGTTCGAAAAATCCCCCTTACGTTTTTCATCCCATATATTCTGATGTtgaattaaaacaaaatcaTCGATTTAAgataaagaaatatgaaCCTGTATTTACACAATTAAGCGGACTATGTATTTATGACAGGAACTATATTATTCCTTCAAGTAACATATATCAAATAa TTGAATTCAATGGCACAATTTTAAGTGCATTATTAGCTCTTAAATATTGTATGTGCATGCATATTTGTGGTGGGAATCATCATTCAAAGAAAAATGGTGGAGATGGCTTTTGtctttttaatgatatagCTGTAGGAATTGAATTTCTCTTGtcagaaaaaattattgataAAGTTATTATTTTAGATGTGGATGTTTATCAAGGGGACGGCACTGctgaaatatttgaaaattggACTAATGTAAAGATAATTATCCTCGCATAA
- a CDS encoding histone deacetylase → MGDDEYISIYKNVLKDIEKGEVNGEQKTDQKMDQKMEKKKERKKGELQEGEQREQQRTILFYLSGVDISVDDDLGLLNISDEGIYNRDYFTYQMAIKKKLPIVTVFSGGYNECDKTLAQKHILTFRTSTVVWNSLNK, encoded by the exons ATGGGAGACGATGaatacataagtatatataaaaatgtgttaAAAGATATAGAAAAGGGAGAGGTAAATGGAGAACAGAAAACGGATCAGAAAATGGATcagaaaatggaaaaaaaaaaggaacggAAAAAAGGAGAACTGCAAGAAGGTGAACAACGAGAGCAGCAACGTACCATCCTTTTTTATCTATCTGGAGTAGATATAAGCGTCGATGATGACCTTGGTTTGCTTAACATATCAGATGAAGGAATTTATAATAGAGACTACTTCACTTATCAGATGGCAATTAAAAAGAAGCTTCCCATAGTTACTGTTTTCTCGGGGGGTTATAATGAGTGTGATAAAACCTTGGCTCAAAAGCATATCTTGACGTTTAG GACATCAACAGTTGTATGGAATTCCCTCAACAAATGA